The Garra rufa chromosome 8, GarRuf1.0, whole genome shotgun sequence genome has a segment encoding these proteins:
- the LOC141340298 gene encoding high affinity cGMP-specific 3',5'-cyclic phosphodiesterase 9A-like, giving the protein MTRHTEILNKFKTILPVFDFSNKDHRDVLMMIMIKVSDISNEARPMDVAEPWLDCLLQEFFNQSDMEKLEGLPVTPFMDRDKVTKPSSQTGFIRFVLFPLFIELANLFPSLEQHIIDPVRKALDYYTEMEKALEREKQNRAQSEKMATPSTSKEPEAHPEPGGTTKPVNL; this is encoded by the exons ATGACCAGACATACTGAGATCCTCAACAAGTTCAAAACCATTCTCCCTGTGTTCGACTTCAGCAACAAAGATCACAGAGATGTG CTGATGATGATCATGATTAAAGTAAGTGACATCTCCAATGAAGCGAGACCCATGGATGTGGCAGAACCATGGCTGGACTGTCTGCTGCAGGAGTTCTTTAATCAG agtGATATGGAGAAGTTGGAGGGTCTACCTGTCACTCCGTTCATGGATCGAGACAAAGTGACCAAACCGTCTTCTCAGACTGGATTCATCCGCTTTGTTCTCTTTCCTCTCTTCATCGAACTGGCCAATCTGTTCCCCTCTCTGGAG CAACACATCATTGACCCAGTGCGGAAAGCCCTGGATTATTACACAGAGATGGAAAAAGCTCTGGAGAGGGAGAAACAGAACCGGGCCCAGAGTGAGAAAATGGCCACACCCAGCACCTCAAAAGAGCCAGAAGCTCATCCAGAACCTGGTGGGACGACAAAACCAGTTAACCTGTGA